Proteins co-encoded in one uncultured Draconibacterium sp. genomic window:
- a CDS encoding glycoside hydrolase family 31 protein → MKPGYYLLFLVFILTLSCNEQSYEKTASGIKTTIDSTVVEIQFVTPEIVRVVKSLPGETVEKKSLSVIKKAENVSFKVSESDRIISLVSDVLTVKVNSKTGTVSYLSASGDALLSEKAGSVAFIPFNDAGNETYSVKQSFSLDPDEAIYGLGILQNGKMSQRNQQVHMVQNNTWDFSTFFQSVKGYGVFWDNYSPTDFTDNEAGTEFASEVGDCIDYYFMYGEDADGVVAQVRNLTGEVPMFPLWTYGYWQSRERYKTQKETVGVVKKYRELGVPLDGIIQDWQYWGDNYHWNGMSFLNPGFPEPQKFVDDVHKLNAHLIISIWASFGPETPQYKELNEKGMLMNFQTWPQSGKEGWPPDMNYPSGVRVYDPFNPEARDIYWKYLNEGLFSLGIDGWWMDSTEPDHLDFKPEDFDNKTYLGSFRKVRNAFPLETVRGVYEHQRKVSSDKRVFILTRSGFTGQQHYGANVWSGDLNSSWDALRNQIPAGLNFTLTGNPNFNSDIGGFFAGAYNNSWNNGTASNNPLFQELYVRWLQYGVFTPMMRSHGTDLKREIYYFGKQGEPVYDAIANAINLRYSLLPYIYTTSWSVTNNNSSFMRALVMDFPTDKKVWNMNNEYMFGQSLLVAPVLNAQYTPEKILKGDELSGWNKKSTKTKAGYPLVDFTEVKSSSVYLPKGAAWYDFWTNEKFEGGQNISKETTINTTPVYVKAGSILPIGPKVQYATEKKWDNLEIRIYEGADGEFILYEDENDNYNYEKGVYSTISFNWNDTDKTLTIGKRNGEFPGMLAERTFNIVIASKNKAKGNEIASQPDKIATYSGEEIVVEF, encoded by the coding sequence ATGAAACCTGGCTATTACCTATTGTTTTTAGTTTTTATTCTGACGCTTAGTTGTAATGAGCAATCATATGAAAAAACAGCCTCAGGGATAAAAACCACTATTGATTCAACTGTGGTCGAAATTCAGTTTGTTACACCTGAAATTGTAAGGGTAGTCAAATCGCTTCCGGGCGAAACAGTTGAGAAAAAGAGTCTTTCGGTTATAAAAAAAGCTGAAAATGTGTCGTTTAAAGTAAGTGAGTCTGATCGTATTATTTCGTTGGTTAGCGATGTGCTAACGGTGAAGGTTAATTCAAAAACAGGCACTGTGTCGTATTTGTCGGCAAGCGGCGATGCACTTCTTTCAGAAAAGGCTGGAAGTGTTGCCTTCATTCCGTTTAACGATGCCGGAAATGAAACATATTCGGTTAAACAGTCGTTTTCGCTTGATCCGGATGAGGCGATTTATGGATTGGGAATTCTACAGAATGGAAAAATGTCGCAACGCAACCAGCAAGTGCACATGGTGCAAAACAACACCTGGGACTTTTCAACTTTCTTTCAATCGGTAAAGGGCTATGGCGTATTTTGGGACAATTATTCTCCAACAGATTTTACCGATAATGAGGCCGGAACTGAATTTGCTTCGGAAGTTGGCGACTGCATCGACTACTACTTTATGTATGGTGAAGATGCCGATGGTGTGGTGGCTCAAGTACGTAATTTAACCGGAGAAGTGCCAATGTTTCCGTTGTGGACATATGGCTATTGGCAAAGTCGCGAACGTTACAAAACGCAGAAAGAAACGGTGGGTGTTGTTAAAAAGTACCGCGAATTGGGTGTTCCGTTGGACGGTATAATTCAGGATTGGCAATACTGGGGCGACAATTACCATTGGAATGGCATGTCGTTTCTGAACCCGGGCTTTCCTGAACCACAAAAGTTTGTGGATGATGTTCACAAACTGAATGCACACCTTATTATTTCAATTTGGGCGTCTTTTGGGCCAGAAACGCCGCAATATAAGGAGTTGAATGAAAAGGGGATGTTGATGAATTTCCAAACCTGGCCACAGTCGGGAAAAGAAGGCTGGCCGCCGGATATGAACTATCCTTCGGGCGTTCGCGTTTACGATCCTTTTAATCCTGAAGCCAGAGATATTTATTGGAAATACCTAAATGAAGGGCTTTTCTCGCTGGGAATCGATGGATGGTGGATGGACTCAACAGAACCGGATCATCTTGATTTTAAACCCGAAGATTTTGACAATAAGACTTATCTTGGATCATTCCGAAAAGTACGTAATGCATTTCCTCTGGAAACGGTAAGGGGCGTGTACGAGCACCAGCGAAAAGTATCTTCCGATAAGCGTGTGTTTATCTTAACGCGCTCTGGTTTTACCGGGCAACAACATTACGGGGCAAATGTATGGTCGGGCGACTTAAACTCTTCGTGGGATGCGCTTCGTAACCAAATTCCTGCGGGCTTAAACTTTACCCTCACCGGAAACCCAAACTTTAATTCCGATATAGGCGGATTTTTTGCAGGTGCTTACAATAACTCGTGGAATAATGGGACAGCATCTAATAACCCGCTTTTTCAGGAGCTGTACGTGCGTTGGCTTCAATATGGTGTGTTTACTCCAATGATGCGTTCGCATGGTACCGATCTGAAACGTGAAATCTATTATTTTGGCAAGCAGGGTGAGCCGGTTTATGATGCTATCGCAAATGCAATAAACCTACGCTATTCGTTGCTTCCTTATATTTATACTACTTCGTGGAGTGTTACCAACAATAATTCCAGCTTTATGCGTGCGTTGGTAATGGATTTTCCGACCGATAAAAAAGTGTGGAACATGAACAACGAGTACATGTTCGGCCAATCGTTGCTGGTTGCTCCTGTTCTGAATGCTCAGTATACTCCCGAGAAGATTTTGAAAGGAGATGAATTGAGTGGTTGGAACAAAAAAAGTACAAAAACAAAAGCAGGTTATCCCTTGGTTGATTTCACCGAAGTAAAATCGTCGTCTGTATATTTGCCGAAAGGCGCAGCATGGTATGATTTCTGGACCAACGAGAAGTTTGAAGGAGGGCAGAATATCTCGAAAGAAACCACCATTAACACAACACCTGTGTATGTTAAAGCAGGGAGCATCCTTCCAATCGGGCCTAAAGTGCAGTATGCTACAGAGAAAAAATGGGATAATTTAGAAATCCGTATTTACGAAGGCGCTGATGGTGAATTCATCCTGTACGAGGATGAAAACGATAACTATAATTACGAAAAAGGAGTGTATTCAACCATTAGCTTTAATTGGAACGATACCGACAAAACCCTCACAATTGGTAAACGCAACGGTGAATTCCCAGGCATGTTAGCCGAACGGACTTTCAATATTGTAATTGCATCGAAAAACAAAGCTAAAGGCAATGAGATTGCGAGTCAGCCGGATAAAATTGCAACTTATTCAGGAGAAGAAATAGTTGTTGAGTTTTAA
- a CDS encoding glycoside hydrolase family 43 protein — MKGIVRLHTLLLVFILMCFSGRSQNPIIQTYYTADPAPMVYDGTVYLYTSHDEDSTVNNFFTMYDWRCYSSTDMVNWTDHGAVASLKSFAWLNKSNGAWAPQCVERNGKFYLYVPIHGEGVSVLVADSPTGPFTDPLGKRLIESDHIWQDIDPTVYVDDDGQAYLYWGNPKLWYVKLNEDMISYDKSIGQNGVVSTEMTTEAFGTHEGRDGKPAPSYTEGPWFYKRNNMYYMVYAAAGIPEYIAYSTASSPEGPWTYRGFIMERAPHLAFTNHSGIIDFKGNSYFFYHSQSLAGGGGFRRSTCLEQFEYNPDGTIPVIVPTTEVVTKSVENLNPFKRVEAETIAWSEGLKTKSDETVGVYVSNIDNNDFIKIRSVDLGKGAKKFKASVATTKSGSIEIRIDEKDGKLLGTLPVNSTGGEQNWKMLSCKVKKAKGVHDVYLVFTGEDEDLFNFDWWQLK, encoded by the coding sequence ATGAAAGGTATTGTGAGATTACATACTTTATTACTGGTTTTTATATTGATGTGTTTTTCCGGTAGAAGCCAAAACCCCATCATTCAAACCTATTACACAGCCGACCCGGCACCAATGGTGTACGATGGTACGGTATATCTATATACGAGTCACGATGAAGATTCAACTGTAAATAACTTTTTTACCATGTACGACTGGCGTTGTTACTCGTCAACCGATATGGTAAACTGGACTGATCATGGAGCAGTGGCCTCGTTGAAAAGTTTTGCGTGGCTCAATAAATCAAATGGTGCCTGGGCACCACAGTGCGTGGAACGTAATGGGAAATTTTACCTTTATGTTCCCATTCACGGAGAAGGCGTTTCGGTATTGGTAGCTGACTCCCCAACTGGACCCTTTACTGATCCGCTGGGAAAACGTTTAATCGAATCGGATCACATTTGGCAGGATATTGATCCTACTGTTTACGTTGACGATGATGGTCAGGCGTATTTGTATTGGGGAAATCCAAAGTTGTGGTACGTGAAGTTAAACGAGGATATGATTTCATACGATAAGAGTATCGGGCAAAATGGGGTTGTTTCAACAGAAATGACTACCGAAGCGTTTGGTACGCACGAAGGTCGCGATGGTAAGCCTGCTCCTTCTTATACCGAAGGCCCCTGGTTTTACAAACGCAACAATATGTACTATATGGTTTATGCTGCTGCCGGTATTCCCGAGTACATTGCGTATTCTACCGCATCATCGCCTGAGGGACCGTGGACATACAGAGGTTTTATCATGGAAAGAGCGCCACACCTGGCTTTTACCAATCACTCCGGCATTATCGATTTTAAAGGGAATTCCTATTTTTTCTATCACAGCCAGTCACTTGCCGGTGGAGGTGGTTTTAGGCGCTCTACCTGTTTAGAGCAGTTTGAATATAATCCTGATGGAACCATTCCTGTAATTGTACCTACAACGGAAGTCGTTACCAAAAGTGTTGAAAATCTTAATCCGTTTAAACGTGTTGAAGCCGAAACCATTGCCTGGTCAGAAGGACTTAAAACAAAATCGGATGAAACGGTTGGGGTTTATGTGAGTAATATCGATAACAACGATTTTATAAAAATACGAAGTGTTGATTTGGGTAAAGGAGCTAAAAAGTTTAAAGCGAGTGTTGCTACCACTAAATCAGGAAGTATCGAAATTCGTATTGATGAAAAAGACGGAAAATTATTGGGAACACTTCCTGTTAATAGCACGGGAGGAGAACAAAACTGGAAAATGCTTTCGTGTAAAGTGAAAAAGGCCAAAGGTGTTCACGATGTTTACCTGGTTTTCACAGGAGAAGATGAAGACTTATTCAATTTTGATTGGTGGCAATTGAAGTAG
- a CDS encoding glycoside hydrolase family 98 domain-containing protein: MFLGLHAKSQEKPLRRPISPEQPMWLIHVDVWNWPDPQKIIDLIPEDIRPYVVMNLSLSVLKGDDGRFNIVEYGYETLKSWIRVCGDNQMWSCVQIASGGIAHLPDDDLTLYDEFFRDYPHFLGFNYAEQFWGFDDVNWVWEKRMTHFADLLQMSNKYGGYLFVSLCWNRWGQSLNPIGMLKRVPEFAEACCKYTENYVVFDKHTQAGFLSDREGMSLGAYLSGYAGQYGIRYDGTGWTGPDPDADDNAWTTGTGTAPHLEHMLLTGLTVMDGPELIWTEDFYETNRKNIDNGYQTRNWAKFPQFDNEYMDLFRKVIDGTVRIPTREEVINRTKYVIIHDVNSGSSDDIYSSPETLYQGLYRMDNDGSWADNKSFFKKTGRYPTIPTVFDLDGDLANSFEYQIKKSEYDTRWPSVSAKVSEFNSVFPEEYTGDIYAGRYDNTWVIYNPYKSGLVVNGTRENKTASGHIPFKYNTCEAMDLTYSRYSSSIVREYADSVTFYLANFDNELEPNKRLTDIIKIIGSTNKPTYTLKERGDQSHLASLVTENWENGEFTLTIEHNCAVDITINCAGTATDRLIGAVQPIALVAPKRPAPYTGPHQYEAECFDYKNGVNLITNGYSGGVRNYTGQGYLEFGSNSAAAARSSVTVLRSGKYVLKTKYSVTGSSIQSIDLYVNGEKVVTPVFAKTSTYSDWGINTQLIDLNAGKNVIEFKSNSSRSDKFYIDNIVATQDSNNGVYHFENDVATSAASTPAAELISVQSGSAGVVAYTSANSKTTNCFKSYTVGETNGTGVANLDMFPSDATDYTITWKEYYGTSEGKKGILLRGTGDNGSCTYAEGMKQGYLFIALNNNDGTVSLQPYVAGTNGITSKPTYTSSFTINAGEPCWYRAVSNGNQFVFECSADSVNWEGVSTTLFADDTYTKGATQLVWGLNVNNFDWQMDNITYALNGNITLTKFALKDFTYEEGDGPSASQVFSVSGNSLLGDVVLTAPDKFEISLSAESDFVSQLTLTPTQGELAPTNIYVRMKSGLGIATHTGDILVHSAAVIDMSVSLQGNVSRKYIPTSRIYNFTEDTPSTIAQTPPADNVSVGEGNGATAGVFSYTDANGLTSNVLKPYSVAGKNGTGVLNLDLFSETSTDYSVTWKQYYTTSGDFKNGMLLRGDINNLGDASSGYEKGLMFGYLFLPYRYGSGIQFRVYKTSSATSMYPMISKDVAITVSTGNPIWYRATISGTASVSLKLEYSTDGTTWNVGVEGTDSANPYQSGATQVVWGLWASSTGFCMDDITFEGMESEEASTISVLASLGDFVYESQQGPSEAQSFNVSGSNLIADIEVVAPDDYEVSLDEVQGYSSSVLIPQTNNTVEDIPVYVRLKAGLSGGDYSGSILITSANAVEKTVYVYGQVDWPTDVNVVPEATATVVSVEYYTITGQRVLNIDNKEGIFIERKQMSDGTVSASKIFITK; this comes from the coding sequence ATGTTTTTAGGATTACACGCTAAGAGTCAGGAGAAGCCTTTGCGCCGACCGATCTCACCGGAGCAGCCGATGTGGTTGATTCACGTTGACGTATGGAATTGGCCTGATCCGCAGAAGATTATCGATTTAATACCGGAAGATATTCGTCCCTATGTCGTGATGAATCTTTCTCTTTCGGTTTTGAAGGGGGACGATGGACGATTCAATATTGTGGAGTACGGCTATGAAACGTTGAAGTCGTGGATCCGGGTTTGTGGCGATAATCAAATGTGGTCTTGTGTGCAGATTGCCAGTGGAGGAATTGCTCACTTACCCGACGATGATCTGACTTTATACGATGAATTCTTTCGTGACTATCCTCATTTCCTGGGTTTTAATTATGCCGAACAGTTTTGGGGATTTGATGATGTTAATTGGGTTTGGGAAAAACGCATGACTCATTTTGCCGATTTACTACAAATGAGTAACAAATATGGCGGTTATCTTTTCGTGAGTTTGTGTTGGAACCGATGGGGACAGTCCCTCAATCCAATAGGTATGCTAAAACGAGTCCCTGAGTTTGCAGAAGCATGTTGTAAATACACAGAGAACTATGTGGTGTTTGATAAACATACCCAGGCGGGCTTTTTGTCAGACCGGGAGGGAATGAGTTTAGGAGCATATCTTTCGGGGTATGCCGGCCAATATGGTATTCGTTACGATGGAACCGGATGGACTGGTCCTGATCCGGATGCTGACGATAATGCCTGGACTACTGGTACAGGAACTGCTCCGCACCTGGAGCATATGTTGTTAACCGGGCTAACAGTTATGGACGGACCGGAATTAATCTGGACGGAAGATTTCTATGAAACGAATAGAAAAAATATTGATAATGGTTACCAGACCAGAAACTGGGCGAAATTTCCGCAATTCGATAATGAGTATATGGATCTTTTCCGTAAAGTTATTGATGGAACAGTTCGGATTCCGACCCGGGAAGAGGTAATAAACAGAACGAAGTATGTTATTATTCATGATGTTAATTCAGGAAGTTCGGATGACATTTATAGTTCTCCGGAAACCTTGTATCAGGGGCTTTATCGTATGGATAACGATGGAAGCTGGGCTGACAACAAATCTTTCTTCAAAAAAACAGGGCGTTATCCGACTATCCCGACTGTTTTTGATCTGGATGGAGATCTGGCAAATTCATTCGAATATCAAATTAAAAAATCAGAATATGATACCCGCTGGCCTTCTGTTTCGGCTAAAGTAAGCGAGTTTAATAGTGTTTTTCCTGAAGAGTATACTGGTGATATTTATGCTGGTCGTTACGATAATACCTGGGTAATTTATAACCCTTACAAATCGGGCTTGGTTGTAAACGGAACGCGCGAGAATAAAACAGCATCCGGACATATTCCGTTTAAATACAACACTTGTGAGGCTATGGATTTAACCTATTCGAGGTATAGTTCAAGTATTGTTCGGGAATATGCAGATAGCGTAACATTTTATTTAGCCAATTTTGATAACGAGTTAGAGCCGAACAAACGGCTGACAGATATAATTAAAATTATTGGGAGTACGAACAAACCAACGTACACTTTAAAAGAACGGGGCGATCAATCACATTTGGCCAGTTTGGTTACCGAAAACTGGGAAAACGGGGAGTTTACCTTAACTATCGAACACAATTGTGCCGTGGATATCACGATTAATTGTGCTGGTACGGCAACTGATCGCTTGATTGGGGCTGTTCAGCCAATAGCATTAGTGGCACCTAAAAGACCAGCTCCTTATACCGGCCCTCACCAATACGAAGCGGAATGTTTCGATTACAAAAACGGCGTGAACCTTATTACAAACGGATACAGTGGTGGCGTTCGAAATTATACAGGTCAGGGATATTTGGAGTTCGGAAGCAACTCTGCTGCGGCAGCGCGGAGCTCTGTAACTGTTTTGCGTTCTGGGAAATATGTGCTGAAAACGAAATATTCCGTTACCGGCAGCAGTATTCAATCGATAGACTTGTATGTGAATGGTGAAAAAGTGGTAACTCCGGTTTTCGCAAAAACATCAACTTATAGCGATTGGGGAATTAATACGCAGCTGATTGATTTGAATGCCGGAAAGAATGTGATCGAGTTCAAGTCCAATTCAAGTAGAAGTGATAAATTTTATATCGACAATATTGTGGCGACACAAGACTCGAACAATGGGGTTTACCACTTCGAAAACGATGTTGCAACATCTGCTGCATCTACTCCTGCTGCCGAGCTTATTTCGGTTCAAAGCGGAAGTGCCGGAGTTGTTGCATATACCAGTGCGAATAGCAAAACAACCAATTGTTTTAAGTCGTATACTGTTGGCGAGACTAATGGTACCGGAGTGGCTAATCTGGATATGTTCCCGTCTGATGCAACCGATTATACCATTACCTGGAAAGAATATTATGGTACTTCAGAAGGTAAAAAAGGTATATTGCTTAGGGGAACTGGCGACAACGGTTCGTGTACATATGCTGAAGGAATGAAACAAGGTTATTTGTTTATTGCTTTGAATAATAATGATGGTACAGTTTCTTTGCAACCATATGTGGCAGGAACTAACGGTATTACCAGTAAGCCAACTTATACGAGCAGTTTTACAATAAATGCCGGAGAGCCATGTTGGTACCGGGCTGTTTCAAACGGAAATCAATTTGTATTTGAATGTTCCGCAGACAGTGTTAACTGGGAAGGGGTTTCAACAACCTTATTCGCTGATGATACTTATACCAAGGGGGCAACCCAATTGGTTTGGGGTTTGAATGTCAATAACTTCGATTGGCAAATGGATAATATTACTTATGCTTTAAATGGTAATATTACTTTAACAAAATTTGCACTTAAAGATTTTACCTATGAGGAAGGTGATGGTCCTTCCGCCAGTCAGGTGTTTTCTGTTTCCGGTAATTCACTCTTGGGTGATGTAGTACTAACTGCTCCAGATAAGTTTGAGATTTCGTTGAGTGCTGAATCTGACTTCGTCTCGCAACTTACACTTACACCAACACAAGGAGAATTGGCACCAACCAATATTTACGTCCGTATGAAATCCGGCTTAGGTATTGCAACTCATACCGGCGATATTTTGGTGCATTCAGCAGCTGTAATCGATATGTCAGTAAGTCTGCAAGGAAATGTATCACGTAAATACATCCCAACATCCAGGATTTATAATTTTACAGAAGACACTCCATCAACAATCGCCCAAACACCACCTGCAGATAATGTATCTGTTGGTGAAGGCAATGGCGCTACTGCCGGTGTGTTTTCATATACTGACGCTAATGGATTAACAAGTAATGTACTGAAGCCATACAGTGTAGCAGGGAAAAATGGCACAGGTGTGCTCAATCTTGATTTGTTTTCAGAAACAAGTACCGATTATTCTGTTACGTGGAAACAATACTACACCACAAGCGGTGACTTTAAAAATGGTATGCTATTGCGTGGAGATATTAATAATTTAGGTGATGCCTCTTCGGGCTATGAGAAGGGCTTGATGTTTGGTTATCTTTTCCTTCCTTACCGATATGGTAGTGGTATTCAGTTTCGCGTTTATAAAACAAGTTCAGCAACAAGTATGTATCCAATGATTAGTAAGGATGTTGCAATAACTGTAAGTACTGGTAACCCTATATGGTATCGGGCAACGATTTCAGGAACCGCTTCTGTTTCATTAAAACTTGAATATTCTACCGATGGTACAACCTGGAATGTTGGGGTTGAAGGGACAGATTCTGCTAACCCGTACCAATCCGGAGCAACCCAGGTTGTTTGGGGATTGTGGGCTTCTTCAACCGGATTCTGCATGGATGATATTACATTCGAAGGAATGGAGTCAGAAGAAGCATCTACCATTAGTGTTTTGGCATCGTTAGGCGATTTTGTTTATGAAAGCCAGCAGGGGCCGTCAGAGGCTCAGTCATTTAATGTTTCAGGTAGTAATTTAATAGCAGATATTGAGGTTGTTGCACCCGATGATTACGAAGTGAGTTTAGATGAAGTGCAGGGATATTCTTCTTCTGTACTAATTCCTCAAACCAATAATACGGTTGAAGATATACCTGTATATGTACGGTTGAAAGCAGGTTTATCAGGAGGCGATTATTCTGGATCCATATTAATAACATCAGCAAATGCTGTTGAGAAAACAGTGTATGTATACGGACAGGTTGATTGGCCTACTGATGTAAACGTTGTCCCTGAAGCTACAGCAACTGTTGTTTCTGTTGAATACTACACCATAACCGGACAACGAGTGCTGAATATAGATAATAAAGAGGGGATATTTATTGAAAGGAAACAAATGTCGGATGGAACTGTATCGGCATCCAAAATATTTATAACAAAATAA
- a CDS encoding DUF3237 family protein: MNFSFHKNRVGTVALLLLFIIPIHGFAQNSNSEKNESIFRDFKTELMWKANVKIGTMINVGESKRGTRRVIPITGGTFSGPKITGEVLPGGEDWQLVRPDGDTEFNARYLLKTDDGILIRVENKALMHTPAKGEESGFYVRSVIDLEAPVGSAYDYLNHAIFIGTLEIPKLEANEEPYVVIGVYKVL, encoded by the coding sequence ATGAACTTTAGCTTTCATAAAAACAGAGTAGGAACAGTAGCGCTTCTGTTGCTGTTTATTATTCCCATACATGGATTTGCTCAGAATAGTAATTCCGAAAAAAATGAAAGCATTTTCCGTGATTTTAAAACCGAGCTGATGTGGAAAGCCAATGTGAAAATTGGTACGATGATAAATGTTGGCGAAAGTAAACGCGGTACCCGCCGTGTAATTCCAATTACCGGCGGCACATTTAGCGGACCGAAAATTACCGGCGAAGTTTTACCTGGAGGGGAAGACTGGCAATTGGTTCGTCCCGATGGCGATACTGAGTTCAATGCCCGTTACCTGTTAAAAACAGATGACGGCATCCTTATTCGGGTTGAAAACAAAGCATTAATGCATACTCCCGCAAAAGGAGAGGAAAGTGGCTTTTATGTGAGGTCGGTAATTGACCTTGAGGCTCCTGTCGGAAGTGCGTACGACTATCTGAATCATGCCATTTTTATAGGAACACTGGAGATTCCAAAGCTTGAGGCCAATGAAGAGCCTTACGTGGTGATTGGCGTTTATAAAGTTCTTTGA